Within Eggerthella timonensis, the genomic segment TCCACTTGTTCTTCTCGTACAGCGTGACGCCGTTCACCATCGTCATGAGGATGTCGGCACCGCTGCAGGTGTTCACGACGGCCGACACCGGGTCGGTGGTGGGCGTCTGGTGCGAACCGGACAGGTCCACGGCGACGACGTCGGCCAGCTTTCCTATGTCGAGCGAGCCGATCTTGTCGTCCAGCCTGAGCGCGCGGGCGCCGCCGATGGTGGCCATCTCCAGCATGGTGGCCGAGTCCAGGAACTCGCCCACGTTCACCGCGCGCTGCACCAGCATGCCGATGCGCATCTCGGTGAGCATGTCGGTGGAATCGGTCGCGGCGGGCGAGTCGGTGCCCATTCCCAAGCGCAGGCCGGCGCGCATGAACTCGTTGATGGGCGCCACGCCCATGCCCAGCTGCGCGTTGCAACGCGGGCACACGGCCACGGCCACGTCGTACTCTTTCAGCTTCTGCACGTCCTTGTCGTCCACGTGCACGCAGTGGATGGCCAGCACGTTGTCGGACTCGAACGCTCCCCAGTTCAGCGCGTAGCGCACGGGCGTCGTGCCCGTGGGCAGCCACGGCGGGATCTCGACGAAGCCGCGCTTCTGGTCCATCGTGTGCACCGAGAACGGCGACGATCCGTACTTGATGAAGTTGTACTCCTCGCGGTTGCCGGCCATGTGCATGGCCACGGGCACGCCCTCGCGACGAGCGAATTCCGACACCTTCGTGAACACGGAGGGATGGCACGCGTACATGGCCGCCGGGGCCACGCCGATGGTGATGCGGTCGCCGTCGACCTCTTCGCGCCAGTGCATGATGTCGTTCTCGGCGATGCGCATGGCGTAGTCGACGCGGCGCTTGTCCATGGCGCCCACTTCGCGGTAGATGACGCTGCGCATGCCCAGCTTCTGCGTGGCCGTGCACGCGGCGCCGGTGGTGGTGATGTCGGCGACGGTGGTGATGCCGCTCGACAGCGCCTCGAGGCCGCCGAGGATGGCGGAATCGTACCAGTCGCCCACGTCCATCTTGGCGCTCTTTTCCAGCATGGACGTGATCCAGGTGGTGTACGGCACGTCGTGCACGATGCCGCGCATGACGGAGTTCTCGAGGTGCGTGTGCAGGTCGACGAGGCCCGGCATGAGCGCCGCCTGGCCGAAGTCCGTCACCTCTTCGTCGGGATAGCGCAGCTTGAGCATCTCGGCCGTGCCGATATCGCGAATGACGTTGTCGCGGACCAGCACCGCGCCGTTCTGGAACGGCTCGGACGTGATGGGAAGAATGTATTGTGCGCACAAAAGCATGTCTGTCCCGCCAATCTCTTAGAATAATCGCATGATGCGTATGATAGCATTCCCCGTCCCCTCTTCGGCAAACGCACACAGGGGAATCGGCAGCCGCGCGCACGGAATCGCCCCGGAGGAGGGCGATAAGGGCGACGTCAGGAGCGGTTGGCGAGCAGAGGCGTGACCTCCCCGTGTGCGAGCAGCGTGATGGTGCGCGTGGCGCGCGAGATGGTGGTGTACAGGCGCCGGCGCGACAACGGGTCGTCCGGGAAGGTCCGCGCGCTGGCGTCGGGAACGATGACGTGGTCGAACTCCAATCCCTTCGCCAAGCGCAGCGGCAGGAGCACCACGCCGCGCGCCGGCAGCGTCGCGGACGCGTCGATGATCGCGGGGGCCGCATCGCCCAACGCTTTCTGCAGCTGCTTGGCCTGGTGCTTCTGGGGCACTATCACCGCGGTCAGCCCGTCGTTTTCGGACGCTTCCGCGATGGTGCGGCGCAGCGCGCGGTCGTATTCGTCGCGGTCGGCGTACGCGCGGATCACCGGCGCAGTGTCGGCGCGCTGGATGGACGAGATGCGCAGGCGCTCCTCGGAGCTGAGCAGGCTGGCGAACAGCTGCGTGATCTCGGGCGTTGAGCGGTAGCTGGTCATGAGGCGGCATTCCTCCAGCGGGCCGCGCGCCTTCCGGAACAGCGCGCGCACCTCGTCGAAGGTGGCCGTGCCCGGCGCGATGGCTTGGTTCCCGTCGCCCAGCAACAGGAAGTGGGCGCGTTTGAAGTAGCGCGCGAGCACGGCCAATTGAGCCACCGTGTAGTCCTGCACCTCGTCGATCATCACGTACTTCGCATCCGGATTACCAAGGCCCGTGAGCGCCATCTTGAGGTAGAGCCACTCCACCGGAACAAGGTTCTCCACACCCAGCAGGCGCATGCCAATGCGGTCGATGCGCAGCCAGTCGTCGTTCTCCACCGCGCGCTGCGCAGCCGCGAAGCGGGCGTCCACGTACTGCTGCCCCATGGCGCGCACCTGGGTTTCGTCGTGCGGGTCGAACGTCTCGCGGAACAAGTCGACCTGTTCGTCGGGGGTGAGCTCCGCGATCTCGTCGAGCACCTTCTCCGACGAAGCCAGCTGCTTGAGGCGGCTCTCCAAGCGCTCCATCAGCTCCTCGCGCATGAGCGTGACGAGGTGCGGGCCGGCGGGGATGTTCTTGAACTTCGCCGCCACCTGGAGGATCTGGCCGACGGTGACCAGACGCTCCCCGTGGCAGTGAATCTCCTTGAAGTCGTGCTGGTCGAACGTGAACGTGGCGCACGCCTCGTCGATGCGCTTGAGCGTGTCGAGCGATGCCGGCGCCTGGCCGCCGGTGCGGTCGGGCGGCATGAGGCCTTGCAGGAACTCGTCCCAGGTGAGGCATTCGGGATTGCGCTCGCCCAGGTCGGGCAGCACGCCCTCGATGTAGTGCTCGAACACGGGGTTCGGCGTGATGAGGAACACCTCGCTGGGGTCGAGGCTTTCGCGCTGCTGGTAGAACAGGTAGGCGATGCGCTGCATGAGGACGGACGTCTTCCCGCTGCCGGCGATGCCGTTCACGAGCAAGGTCGGAACGTCCTCGTGGCGGATGACGAGGTTCTGCTCTTTCTGGATGGTGGCGGTGATGGCCTTCATCTGCGCCGTGCGCTGCTTCGTCAGCGAGGCCAGCAGCATGGCGTCCTGGATGGCGACGCTCGTGTCGAAGTAGGCGTTCAGCCGGTCGGCCTCGATGTCGAACTGACGACGCAGCTTGAGGTCCACGTGGATGGTGCGGCCGTTGGCCTCGTAGGACGTGGGGCCGTTCTCCTGGTTGTAGTACACCTCGGCCACGGGCGAGCGCCAATCCACCACGAGGCGACGGTACGCGTCGTCGGAGATGCCGGCCGTGCCGATGTAGAGCTCCTTGGGCTTTTGGCCGGGCTTGAGCTGCATGACCACCTTCGCGAAGTAGGGCTGTCTGAGCAGCACCTGGATGCTCGTGAGCTTCTCGGCATCGACAGTTTGCGCGAGGTTGTACGCGTCGATCACGCGGTTCACCGTGGCGAAGTCGGCGTAAGTCTCCATGGCGTCGGCGTAGCTGGCGAGGTTCACCGACAGCTCGTCCACCATCGCCAGCTTGTCGGCGGCAGCGTCCTTGCTGTTCCGCTCCATCTTCGCCAGCAGGTCGCGGCCCATAGTCTGCAGCGTGGCGTACGTCTCGCTCAGGTGGCGCTGCTCCGCTTCGAATACCGGGTCGGATTCGGGCGCGAGCTCGGGATCGGTCGCGGGGTCTGCGAGGTCCGTTGCGAGGTCTGTGTGCTCGTGTTCCAAAAGTGCTCCTCAGTCTCCTTCGTTGGCTCGGGAGATTATACGCTCAGCCTGTGGAAAAAAGGAGCCTGTTCTCGCCAGGTTCCTTTCCTGTATAATAAGGCTACACCTTCCCCTCTTTCCTGATTAACGGAGCAATACCTGTGAGCATCGACACCGCTACCGGCAAGGAAGCGCCCGCGGACATTTCGTCCGAACGCGTGAAAGACATCTTCTCCTCCATCGCCAAGAAATACGAACGCTTCAACGCCGTGTCGAGCTTCGGCGCGTACAAGGCGTGGCTGGCCGGCATGATGCGCCAAGCTCCCATCGGCGCCGACGCGGACGTGCTCGACATCGCGGGCGGCACGGGCGACGTGACGTTCACCGTGGCGCGCGCCAAGCACCCCCGCCATATCCAGTGCACCGACCTCGTGGACGAGATGCTCGACGTGGCGCGCATGCACTACGCGGACGGAAAAGCCGAGGGCGTCCCGGTGGACTTCGAGGTGGTGGACGCGCAGCACATCCCATACGACGACTGCTCGTACGACGCCATCACCATGGCGTACGGCATCCGCAACATGCCCGAGCGCGATCGAGCGCTGTCCGAGATGTTCCGCGTGCTGAAGCCCGGCGGCGCGCTCGTGTGCCTGGAGTTTTCCACGCCTCCGAACGCCGTATGGCGCGCGCTGTACGGTTTCTACCTCAAGCACCTCATCCCCTTCTGGGGCGGACTCATCACGGGCGACCGCGAGGGCTTCGTGTACCTATCGCGCTCCATCAAGGCGTTCCCCGATCAACAGGGGCTGGCGACCATGATGGAGAAAGCCGGGTTCGAGGATGTGACCTGGAAAAACTATACCGGCGGCATCGCTGCCGTGCACGTGGCGAGGAAGCCGGAGTAGACAGCGCAGGAGGGGCTACCCGGTGATTTCCGCTACGGACTTGATGTCGGCTATGCGGAACAAGCGCTGCGTAGCGCCTTTGGCGCCGAAGGGGGCGGGGCACTCGATGAGCACCCACTCGTCGTCGGAGTCGAGAACGATGCCACGGCCCTCCGTCGACGGGGAGCCAGCTTCGGAAAAGATGCGTCCTGGCAACCACAAGGTGAATGCGCACGCACGACCGTGCAGGTCGCGCAGCTGCTCGGCGACGAACGCGGCGTTTCCTTTTTGCTCGCGATCGAAACGCTCGGAGAAGCTCTCCTTCGAGGTCGAGTTCTTTTTGGGCAACCGGCTGAGCACGAAGCCGAGCTGCACGATGACGACGACCAGCAGAAGCTCGATCATGACGCCTCCTCCTCGTCGTCGTTCGGCCAGGCAAGCACGCTGTCGATCAGGTCGATGTCGATGAGGCGCACCGCCGTCTGCTTCTTGAAGTAGAATCCTCCTTCGAACCAGGAACCTCCGCCAAGCATATGCTCGACACGCAACCACTCGTCGCCGACGTTCAGCACGCGTGCCTTATCGGGAAGAGCGGACGACTTCATAATGTCCATCACGTCAGGGGAAGTGCGATAGCAAATGCGGCAGCGCTTTCCTTCGAGGCGCTTGAGCACGTGCAGGTCGCGCGGTTCCCCGGTCGCGCGATCGGGATCGGCCATCACGACTTCCACGTCGTCGGCCACAAGGTCGTCCAGGCTCACGCCGTACAGCCGCGCAAGCTCGCTCGCCTTGTCGAGCGCCGGCGCGCCCTGGTCGCATTCCCAATTCGAGACGGTTTGGCGCGTCACGCCCAGCGCGGTGGCCACCTGCTGCTGGCTCATCCCCCGCTTCTTCCGCAGCTTCATCAGTTTCTCGCCGAGCATCGCACCTTCCTTCCCAAACGATTCCGCTGGGATTATTCTCGCTGATCAGAGGCGCGGATTGAAGCAAATAATCCCGACATTTCGGCAAATTCGTTTGGCGGGACGACAACGAACCGCCCAGCCTCAGAATTCTAGAAGGTCCTCCATGGTGCAGCCAAGCGTGCGCGCAAGAGCGTACAGCTTCATAGCATGAGCGCCGTTGATGTCTTTCGCCCGCTGCTCGTACTGTTGAACGGCCCTCAACGACGCACCCGAAGCCCTCGCAAGCTGCTTCTGGGTCATGCCGCGCGCCTGACGGATCGTCTTGAGCCGCGTGGGCTGCGCTTTGCGATCGATCAGCGATTCGATCGCATCGGCCGCACGATCTTCCGACGCCTCGTGTAGCGGTTCGTACAAACGCATCAAATCTTTCATGCTAACTTTCTCATGCAAAGACGCGAACGGTCGGCCGGAT encodes:
- a CDS encoding amidohydrolase family protein, yielding MLLCAQYILPITSEPFQNGAVLVRDNVIRDIGTAEMLKLRYPDEEVTDFGQAALMPGLVDLHTHLENSVMRGIVHDVPYTTWITSMLEKSAKMDVGDWYDSAILGGLEALSSGITTVADITTTGAACTATQKLGMRSVIYREVGAMDKRRVDYAMRIAENDIMHWREEVDGDRITIGVAPAAMYACHPSVFTKVSEFARREGVPVAMHMAGNREEYNFIKYGSSPFSVHTMDQKRGFVEIPPWLPTGTTPVRYALNWGAFESDNVLAIHCVHVDDKDVQKLKEYDVAVAVCPRCNAQLGMGVAPINEFMRAGLRLGMGTDSPAATDSTDMLTEMRIGMLVQRAVNVGEFLDSATMLEMATIGGARALRLDDKIGSLDIGKLADVVAVDLSGSHQTPTTDPVSAVVNTCSGADILMTMVNGVTLYEKNKWNVGVEVAKNIARVIEIRGKLRL
- a CDS encoding helix-turn-helix domain-containing protein, whose translation is MMSAYDKTYLYDAMDALAEAFDYAARDDRVGAQRFFDLFVQTDIAAAFGGGSPRYVAGMSGIELVLQVCERAGMRLDPLCEALHAPLDRSPEYWCGWILAYAQWRSGRPFASLHEKVSMKDLMRLYEPLHEASEDRAADAIESLIDRKAQPTRLKTIRQARGMTQKQLARASGASLRAVQQYEQRAKDINGAHAMKLYALARTLGCTMEDLLEF
- a CDS encoding HelD family protein produces the protein MEHEHTDLATDLADPATDPELAPESDPVFEAEQRHLSETYATLQTMGRDLLAKMERNSKDAAADKLAMVDELSVNLASYADAMETYADFATVNRVIDAYNLAQTVDAEKLTSIQVLLRQPYFAKVVMQLKPGQKPKELYIGTAGISDDAYRRLVVDWRSPVAEVYYNQENGPTSYEANGRTIHVDLKLRRQFDIEADRLNAYFDTSVAIQDAMLLASLTKQRTAQMKAITATIQKEQNLVIRHEDVPTLLVNGIAGSGKTSVLMQRIAYLFYQQRESLDPSEVFLITPNPVFEHYIEGVLPDLGERNPECLTWDEFLQGLMPPDRTGGQAPASLDTLKRIDEACATFTFDQHDFKEIHCHGERLVTVGQILQVAAKFKNIPAGPHLVTLMREELMERLESRLKQLASSEKVLDEIAELTPDEQVDLFRETFDPHDETQVRAMGQQYVDARFAAAQRAVENDDWLRIDRIGMRLLGVENLVPVEWLYLKMALTGLGNPDAKYVMIDEVQDYTVAQLAVLARYFKRAHFLLLGDGNQAIAPGTATFDEVRALFRKARGPLEECRLMTSYRSTPEITQLFASLLSSEERLRISSIQRADTAPVIRAYADRDEYDRALRRTIAEASENDGLTAVIVPQKHQAKQLQKALGDAAPAIIDASATLPARGVVLLPLRLAKGLEFDHVIVPDASARTFPDDPLSRRRLYTTISRATRTITLLAHGEVTPLLANRS
- a CDS encoding class I SAM-dependent methyltransferase; its protein translation is MSIDTATGKEAPADISSERVKDIFSSIAKKYERFNAVSSFGAYKAWLAGMMRQAPIGADADVLDIAGGTGDVTFTVARAKHPRHIQCTDLVDEMLDVARMHYADGKAEGVPVDFEVVDAQHIPYDDCSYDAITMAYGIRNMPERDRALSEMFRVLKPGGALVCLEFSTPPNAVWRALYGFYLKHLIPFWGGLITGDREGFVYLSRSIKAFPDQQGLATMMEKAGFEDVTWKNYTGGIAAVHVARKPE
- a CDS encoding helix-turn-helix transcriptional regulator gives rise to the protein MLGEKLMKLRKKRGMSQQQVATALGVTRQTVSNWECDQGAPALDKASELARLYGVSLDDLVADDVEVVMADPDRATGEPRDLHVLKRLEGKRCRICYRTSPDVMDIMKSSALPDKARVLNVGDEWLRVEHMLGGGSWFEGGFYFKKQTAVRLIDIDLIDSVLAWPNDDEEEAS